Proteins encoded in a region of the Neodiprion virginianus isolate iyNeoVirg1 chromosome 2, iyNeoVirg1.1, whole genome shotgun sequence genome:
- the LOC124297085 gene encoding cysteine-rich and transmembrane domain-containing protein 1-like — protein sequence MYPGNNNYQYNPQYGNQPPPPQGYPMYGPPPPYGAPPITQQPPPGTTVYVVPAQEQQRSTGMSAESALCCGCCLGLCLGCGPCDLCCC from the exons ATGTACCCCGGGAATAACAACTACCAGTACAACCCGCAGTACGGCAATCAGCCGCCTCCCCCGCAAGGCTACCCGATGTACGGACCTCCGCCGCCTTATGGTGCCCCGCCAATTACGCAGCAGCCACCCCCAG GTACGACGGTCTACGTCGTTCCCGCCCAGGAACAGCAACGGTCAACGGGAATGAGTGCGGAGTCGGCTCTTTGCTGCGGGTGCTGTTTAGG ACTCTGTCTCGGGTGCGGACCTTGCGACCTCTGTTGCTGCTAG
- the LOC124297083 gene encoding lipopolysaccharide-induced tumor necrosis factor-alpha factor homolog, with amino-acid sequence MDKDPPPPGFINQQPPPYSPPTEQPTTTSVPLSTLPPYTEQPLYHLHGANVTAHVITQQPGTTVHVITNASPFGPDPITMICSKCNRTVSSVVIKQPTTRTHLWACLLCIFGCWPCAPIVYCTESCLDTAHYCPNCKSYQGKHRR; translated from the exons ATGGACAAGGATCCTCCGCCTCCTGGATTTATCAACCAGCAACCACCCCCATATTCTCCACCGACGGAACAGCCGACGACAACCTCGGTACCACTTTCTACGTTACCCCCGTACACCGAACAACCATTGTACCATCTTCACGGCGCGAACGTGACGGCACACGTCATCACCCAGCAGCCAG GGACAACGGTTCATGTCATTACCAATGCATCCCCTTTCGGGCCGGATCCGATAACGATGATTTGTTCCAAGTGCAATCGCACGGTGAGCAGCGTTGTCATTAAGCAGCCGACAACTAGAACCCACCTGTGGGCATGCCTCTTATGCATATTCGG CTGCTGGCCCTGCGCACCTATCGTCTACTGCACGGAATCCTGTCTCGACACTGCACACTACTGTCCCAACTGTAAATCCTATCAAGGAAAGCACAGGCGTTAA
- the LOC124297084 gene encoding lipopolysaccharide-induced tumor necrosis factor-alpha factor homolog yields the protein MSASNQSSPQSATGNGPRNHHSPAIAYCSTCRRNVTTEVQISYSKIAHITCILCIVAGCFFGCCLLPYFSMCFVTAKHYCPDCNTHLASHNSILEALH from the exons ATGTCTGCATCAAACCAATCCTCGCCTCAATCCGCAACTGGGAATGGGCCTC gtaaTCACCACAGTCCGGCTATAGCGTACTGCTCAACCTGTAGGAGGAACGTTACCACCGAAGTGCAAATATCTTACTCGAAGATCGCGCACATTACTTGTATCCTCTGCATTGTTGCTGG CTGTTTTTTCGGATGCTGTCTTCTTCCGTATTTCTCGATGTGTTTCGTCACCGCAAAACATTACTGCCCGGACTGCAATACCCATTTAGCATCTCACAACTCTATTCTGGAAGCTTTGCACTAG
- the LOC124297080 gene encoding uncharacterized protein LOC124297080: protein MEANPEPSASENGSAITQDYNECRNAEATGSKFTSPTSRNLDTAQEVPESLEAIIKYPVNPLPGTFKQTMRGTQTPLTLIGVTMSKSNEEDQKPPSTVPEILEAEMPSGTIEGPESSTSAVKSVFSQFRVEAVTVKFSHEAATQATPPHPSLTSTKSSTLPINVMQIATSVSSSRSGPKSEVLTVTTDYGTRTPDARSLLLDVIEQDHPIRYINVEPSTSAIAVTSSSPVTTPGLPNFTMSPPSINSQRSLLNLQRRRPDNRWSWRNCFRRNIPQGEDVWS, encoded by the exons ATGGAGGCCAATCCGGAACCCAGCGCCTCTGAAAATGGCTCCGCGATCACCCAAGATTACAACGAATGCCGTAACGCCGAAGCAACAG GTTCAAAGTTCACGTCCCCGACAAGTCGCAACTTGGATACGGCGCAAGAAGTTCCTGAATCGTTAGAGGCGATAATCAAGTACCCGGTGAATCCTTTACCGGGAACTTTCAAGCAGACTATGCGCGGTACGCAAACACCATTGACGTTGATAGGGGTTACGATGTCCAAATCTAACGAGGAGGATCAAAAACCCCCGTCGACAGTGCCGGAAATACTGGAGGCGGAAATGCCTTCCGGAACGATAGAAGGTCCCGAATCTTCCACAAGTGCTGTTAAATCTGTATTCTCGCAGTTTCGGGTCGAGGCG GTGACCGTGAAGTTCAGTCACGAGGCAGCCACGCAGGCGACGCCTCCACACCCCTCTTTGACATCGACCAAGTCCTCGACGCTCCCTATTAACGTGATGCAGATCGCTACCTCTGTCTCTTCCAGCCGCTCTGGACCAAAAAGTGAAGTATTGACTGTGACCACTGACTATGGCACTCGGACTCCGGATGCCAGAAGTCTGCTGCTGGACGTCATTGAGCAGGATCATCCCATTCGTTACATCAACGTTGAACCGA GTACTTCGGCAATTGCCGTGACAAGTTCGTCGCCTGTGACAACACCCGGTTTACCAAATTTCACAATGTCGCCACCTTCGATCAACAGCCAAAGAAGCTTGCTGAATTTACAACGAAGGCGTCCAGACAATCGATGGAGCTGGAGAAATTGCTTCAGACGAAACATCCCTCAGGGAGAAGATGTATGGAGCTGA